A genomic stretch from Hemibagrus wyckioides isolate EC202008001 linkage group LG20, SWU_Hwy_1.0, whole genome shotgun sequence includes:
- the mbd3a gene encoding methyl-CpG-binding domain protein 3a isoform X3: MERKSPTGKKFRSKPQLARYLGSSMDLSSFDFRTGKMIMSKLNKNRQRLRYEHSGQNRGKPDLNTSLPVRQTASIFKQPVTKVTNHPNNKVKTDPQKAVDQPRQLFWEKKLSGLNVYDIAEELMKTMDLPKGLQVSSTAGVGPGYSDKTLLSAIASALHTSSAPITGQLSAAVEKNPGVWLNSTQPLCKAFMVTDEDIRKQEDLVYNVRKRLEDALMADMLAQVEETTSDTKSVKEETNGSSEMETV, from the exons ATGGAGAGGAAAAG TCCCACAGGAAAGAAATTTCGGAGTAAGCCCCAACTGGCCCGTTATCTCGGCAGCTCCATGGACCTGAGCTCCTTCGACTTTCGTACTGGCAAAATGATCATGAgcaaactgaacaaaaacagacagCGCCTACGCTATGAGCACAGCGGTCAGAACAGG gGTAAGCCTGATTTAAACACCTCTCTCCCGGTGCGACAGACAGCGTCTATCTTCAAGCAGCCTGTTACAAAAGTCACAAACCATCCCAACAACAAAGTCAAGACAGACCCACAAAAAGCTGTTGATCAGCCAAGACAG CTTTTCTGGGAGAAGAAACTAAGTGGACTGAATGTGTATGACATAGCTGAAGAGTTGATGAAGACCATGGACCTTCCCAAAGGCCTTCAAG TGTCCTCCACTGCAGGGGTCGGCCCAGGCTACTCGGATAAAACGCTCCTGTCTGCCATCGCCAGCGCACTGCACACCAGCAGCGCCCCCATCACAGGCCAGCTATCTGCTGCTGTGGAGAAAAACCCCGGAGTCTGGCTCAACAGCACGCAGCCCCTCTGTAAGGCGTTCATGGTGACTGACGAGGATATCAG GAAGCAGGAGGACCTGGTGTACAACGTGAGGAAGAGGCTGGAGGATGCACTGATGGCTGACATGCTGGCTCAAGTAGAAGAGACCACCAGTGATACAAAATCAGTGAAGGAGGAGACCAACGGCAGCAGTGAAATGGAGACTGTATAG
- the mbd3a gene encoding methyl-CpG-binding domain protein 3a isoform X1: MERKRWECSALPNGWKREEVTRKSGLSAGKSDVYYFSPTGKKFRSKPQLARYLGSSMDLSSFDFRTGKMIMSKLNKNRQRLRYEHSGQNRGKPDLNTSLPVRQTASIFKQPVTKVTNHPNNKVKTDPQKAVDQPRQLFWEKKLSGLNVYDIAEELMKTMDLPKGLQVSSTAGVGPGYSDKTLLSAIASALHTSSAPITGQLSAAVEKNPGVWLNSTQPLCKAFMVTDEDIRKQEDLVYNVRKRLEDALMADMLAQVEETTSDTKSVKEETNGSSEMETV; this comes from the exons ATGGAGAGGAAAAGGTGGGAGTGCTCGGCTCTCCCAAATGGTTGGAAAAGGGAAGAAGTGACCAGAAAGTCGGGCTTGTCCGCGGGGAAAAGCGATGTCTATTATTTTAG TCCCACAGGAAAGAAATTTCGGAGTAAGCCCCAACTGGCCCGTTATCTCGGCAGCTCCATGGACCTGAGCTCCTTCGACTTTCGTACTGGCAAAATGATCATGAgcaaactgaacaaaaacagacagCGCCTACGCTATGAGCACAGCGGTCAGAACAGG gGTAAGCCTGATTTAAACACCTCTCTCCCGGTGCGACAGACAGCGTCTATCTTCAAGCAGCCTGTTACAAAAGTCACAAACCATCCCAACAACAAAGTCAAGACAGACCCACAAAAAGCTGTTGATCAGCCAAGACAG CTTTTCTGGGAGAAGAAACTAAGTGGACTGAATGTGTATGACATAGCTGAAGAGTTGATGAAGACCATGGACCTTCCCAAAGGCCTTCAAG TGTCCTCCACTGCAGGGGTCGGCCCAGGCTACTCGGATAAAACGCTCCTGTCTGCCATCGCCAGCGCACTGCACACCAGCAGCGCCCCCATCACAGGCCAGCTATCTGCTGCTGTGGAGAAAAACCCCGGAGTCTGGCTCAACAGCACGCAGCCCCTCTGTAAGGCGTTCATGGTGACTGACGAGGATATCAG GAAGCAGGAGGACCTGGTGTACAACGTGAGGAAGAGGCTGGAGGATGCACTGATGGCTGACATGCTGGCTCAAGTAGAAGAGACCACCAGTGATACAAAATCAGTGAAGGAGGAGACCAACGGCAGCAGTGAAATGGAGACTGTATAG
- the mbd3a gene encoding methyl-CpG-binding domain protein 3a isoform X4, giving the protein MERKSPTGKKFRSKPQLARYLGSSMDLSSFDFRTGKMIMSKLNKNRQRLRYEHSGQNRGKPDLNTSLPVRQTASIFKQPVTKVTNHPNNKVKTDPQKAVDQPRQLFWEKKLSGLNVYDIAEELMKTMDLPKGLQGVGPGYSDKTLLSAIASALHTSSAPITGQLSAAVEKNPGVWLNSTQPLCKAFMVTDEDIRKQEDLVYNVRKRLEDALMADMLAQVEETTSDTKSVKEETNGSSEMETV; this is encoded by the exons ATGGAGAGGAAAAG TCCCACAGGAAAGAAATTTCGGAGTAAGCCCCAACTGGCCCGTTATCTCGGCAGCTCCATGGACCTGAGCTCCTTCGACTTTCGTACTGGCAAAATGATCATGAgcaaactgaacaaaaacagacagCGCCTACGCTATGAGCACAGCGGTCAGAACAGG gGTAAGCCTGATTTAAACACCTCTCTCCCGGTGCGACAGACAGCGTCTATCTTCAAGCAGCCTGTTACAAAAGTCACAAACCATCCCAACAACAAAGTCAAGACAGACCCACAAAAAGCTGTTGATCAGCCAAGACAG CTTTTCTGGGAGAAGAAACTAAGTGGACTGAATGTGTATGACATAGCTGAAGAGTTGATGAAGACCATGGACCTTCCCAAAGGCCTTCAAG GGGTCGGCCCAGGCTACTCGGATAAAACGCTCCTGTCTGCCATCGCCAGCGCACTGCACACCAGCAGCGCCCCCATCACAGGCCAGCTATCTGCTGCTGTGGAGAAAAACCCCGGAGTCTGGCTCAACAGCACGCAGCCCCTCTGTAAGGCGTTCATGGTGACTGACGAGGATATCAG GAAGCAGGAGGACCTGGTGTACAACGTGAGGAAGAGGCTGGAGGATGCACTGATGGCTGACATGCTGGCTCAAGTAGAAGAGACCACCAGTGATACAAAATCAGTGAAGGAGGAGACCAACGGCAGCAGTGAAATGGAGACTGTATAG
- the mbd3a gene encoding methyl-CpG-binding domain protein 3a isoform X2, with protein sequence MERKRWECSALPNGWKREEVTRKSGLSAGKSDVYYFSPTGKKFRSKPQLARYLGSSMDLSSFDFRTGKMIMSKLNKNRQRLRYEHSGQNRGKPDLNTSLPVRQTASIFKQPVTKVTNHPNNKVKTDPQKAVDQPRQLFWEKKLSGLNVYDIAEELMKTMDLPKGLQGVGPGYSDKTLLSAIASALHTSSAPITGQLSAAVEKNPGVWLNSTQPLCKAFMVTDEDIRKQEDLVYNVRKRLEDALMADMLAQVEETTSDTKSVKEETNGSSEMETV encoded by the exons ATGGAGAGGAAAAGGTGGGAGTGCTCGGCTCTCCCAAATGGTTGGAAAAGGGAAGAAGTGACCAGAAAGTCGGGCTTGTCCGCGGGGAAAAGCGATGTCTATTATTTTAG TCCCACAGGAAAGAAATTTCGGAGTAAGCCCCAACTGGCCCGTTATCTCGGCAGCTCCATGGACCTGAGCTCCTTCGACTTTCGTACTGGCAAAATGATCATGAgcaaactgaacaaaaacagacagCGCCTACGCTATGAGCACAGCGGTCAGAACAGG gGTAAGCCTGATTTAAACACCTCTCTCCCGGTGCGACAGACAGCGTCTATCTTCAAGCAGCCTGTTACAAAAGTCACAAACCATCCCAACAACAAAGTCAAGACAGACCCACAAAAAGCTGTTGATCAGCCAAGACAG CTTTTCTGGGAGAAGAAACTAAGTGGACTGAATGTGTATGACATAGCTGAAGAGTTGATGAAGACCATGGACCTTCCCAAAGGCCTTCAAG GGGTCGGCCCAGGCTACTCGGATAAAACGCTCCTGTCTGCCATCGCCAGCGCACTGCACACCAGCAGCGCCCCCATCACAGGCCAGCTATCTGCTGCTGTGGAGAAAAACCCCGGAGTCTGGCTCAACAGCACGCAGCCCCTCTGTAAGGCGTTCATGGTGACTGACGAGGATATCAG GAAGCAGGAGGACCTGGTGTACAACGTGAGGAAGAGGCTGGAGGATGCACTGATGGCTGACATGCTGGCTCAAGTAGAAGAGACCACCAGTGATACAAAATCAGTGAAGGAGGAGACCAACGGCAGCAGTGAAATGGAGACTGTATAG